Proteins co-encoded in one uncultured Flavobacterium sp. genomic window:
- a CDS encoding 4'-phosphopantetheinyl transferase superfamily protein, with protein sequence MPLFQTIQFNETTKILVWQITESFEELLSKVVLKEKTQLRLNGMKSQMHQRAFLSVRMLIQEMGFTDHELHYDEFGKPYFDCHNYISITHSHDFAAIIISDETVGIDMELQREKILRIADKFVDTENSYLSRNSGIQNGADYIRELTVIWGAKEAIFKIRNEKGISFKDHISIDAFSLDKNQTQASLHFNDLVIEFDVHYEEIKSSTSGQDFTLVYAFEK encoded by the coding sequence ATGCCTTTATTTCAAACCATACAATTCAACGAAACTACCAAAATCTTAGTTTGGCAAATAACCGAATCTTTTGAGGAGTTATTAAGCAAAGTAGTTTTGAAAGAAAAAACGCAGCTTCGTCTAAACGGTATGAAGTCACAAATGCATCAGCGTGCCTTTTTGAGCGTTCGTATGTTAATACAGGAAATGGGTTTTACAGATCATGAATTGCATTATGACGAGTTTGGGAAACCCTATTTTGATTGTCATAATTATATTTCGATTACGCATTCGCATGATTTTGCGGCTATTATAATTAGCGACGAAACGGTGGGAATCGATATGGAATTACAACGCGAAAAAATTCTTAGAATTGCCGATAAGTTTGTCGACACAGAAAATAGTTATTTATCCCGAAATTCCGGAATTCAAAACGGTGCCGATTATATTAGGGAGCTTACAGTAATCTGGGGAGCAAAAGAAGCCATCTTTAAAATCAGAAACGAAAAAGGAATCAGTTTTAAAGATCATATTAGCATTGACGCTTTCTCTTTAGACAAAAATCAAACCCAGGCAAGCCTTCATTTTAATGATTTGGTAATAGAATTTGATGTGCATTATGAAGAAATAAAATCTAGTACTTCAGGACAGGATTTTACTTTGGTTTATGCTTTTGAGAAGTAG
- a CDS encoding DUF2837 family protein, translating to MTANILIVCILTLIIHFIGIISLSAKIVGTRTRRIASSASIFNIIIIISQFSNTIQAPLLTKTVENNINLGNSPDLSIFRYIIFSATIGSVLGGLLIPTIHRFMEKGVNALYNNRSVFLVVIKSFSLSTVIHFKNSCTIPKKSNFDRLNKFKDIYIELVLLNVVVYAFITVSVLSCLYAGYLNPNLRTTSLSMSGVAVSLGSIGMMLFIEPYHATLTDKVIDGSVTESFFRRHLTFVIIARIFGTILGQFIFIPLAWLIVKLAEML from the coding sequence ATGACAGCTAATATTTTAATAGTTTGCATACTTACTTTGATAATTCATTTTATAGGGATTATTAGTTTATCGGCTAAGATTGTTGGAACAAGGACCAGGAGAATTGCCTCTTCTGCTTCTATTTTTAATATAATAATTATCATATCACAATTTTCAAATACAATACAAGCTCCTTTGTTGACAAAAACGGTCGAAAATAATATCAATCTTGGAAACTCGCCAGATCTTTCAATCTTTAGATATATTATCTTTTCTGCTACAATTGGAAGTGTTTTGGGAGGTTTATTGATTCCAACAATTCACAGATTTATGGAAAAAGGTGTAAATGCATTATATAATAATCGCTCAGTTTTTTTGGTAGTAATTAAATCGTTTAGTTTGTCTACAGTTATTCATTTTAAAAATAGTTGTACAATACCAAAGAAATCTAATTTTGATCGATTAAATAAATTTAAAGATATATATATAGAATTAGTGTTACTGAACGTTGTGGTATACGCTTTTATTACAGTAAGTGTATTATCATGTTTATATGCAGGCTATTTAAATCCAAATTTAAGAACTACATCATTGTCAATGAGTGGTGTTGCCGTTAGCTTAGGCTCTATTGGTATGATGTTGTTTATAGAGCCATATCATGCAACTTTAACAGACAAAGTTATAGACGGTTCTGTAACCGAATCATTTTTTAGAAGACATCTAACTTTTGTTATAATTGCACGTATTTTTGGAACCATTTTGGGACAATTTATTTTTATTCCGTTGGCATGGTTAATTGTGAAATTAGCTGAAATGTTATAA
- a CDS encoding glycosyltransferase — protein MNVLITNIAISEYTGTETYVKELAIELVNRGHLVEIFTLRMGNLSKELIEKGINVTSNLKKLKLIPDIIHAHHNITALKAISFFKFTPVVYFIHDRTFIFDHPYIHKNILRYVAVDYNCKERYCLENNFKEEDVEIVYNWVNTDRFRLKENINKQPKKALVFSNYLNDNNIYPQIKEACKELGVEVEIIGYSSGNICLQPEKILNEYDLVFAKAKAAIEAMATGAAVIVCDFRGLGGMVTSSNMKHFRDFNFGMKLMTNIPTKNNLIVEINKYDFCDTIKVSEYIIKESNFLSVVSQLEEIYSDVIIDFKNQIRGKYNSPFFQYIFIYKCIIVNLTKLRLKSKFLKLYAFLKYCLKK, from the coding sequence ATGAATGTATTAATCACAAACATTGCTATTTCTGAATACACCGGAACAGAAACATATGTAAAAGAATTAGCAATTGAACTCGTCAACAGAGGGCATTTAGTAGAAATTTTCACATTGAGAATGGGTAATTTGTCGAAGGAGTTGATAGAAAAAGGAATTAACGTTACTTCTAATTTAAAAAAGTTAAAGCTAATTCCTGATATTATTCATGCACATCACAATATTACCGCACTTAAAGCAATAAGTTTTTTTAAATTTACCCCTGTAGTTTATTTTATTCATGATAGGACTTTTATATTTGATCATCCATATATACATAAGAATATTCTTAGATATGTAGCTGTTGATTATAATTGTAAAGAACGATATTGTTTAGAAAATAATTTTAAAGAAGAGGATGTGGAAATTGTTTATAATTGGGTAAATACAGACCGATTTCGTTTGAAAGAAAATATTAATAAACAACCAAAAAAGGCATTGGTTTTTTCTAATTATTTGAATGATAATAATATTTATCCTCAAATAAAAGAGGCTTGTAAAGAGCTTGGAGTTGAAGTTGAAATAATAGGTTATTCAAGTGGGAATATTTGTCTGCAGCCTGAAAAAATACTTAATGAATATGATTTGGTGTTTGCGAAAGCAAAAGCAGCAATAGAAGCTATGGCAACAGGAGCCGCTGTAATTGTTTGTGATTTTAGAGGATTAGGAGGTATGGTTACAAGTTCTAATATGAAACATTTTAGAGATTTTAATTTTGGAATGAAACTCATGACGAATATCCCGACAAAAAATAATCTGATTGTAGAGATTAATAAATATGATTTTTGCGATACAATTAAAGTTTCTGAATATATTATTAAAGAGTCTAATTTTCTTTCGGTTGTTTCACAATTAGAAGAGATTTACTCAGATGTGATAATAGATTTTAAAAATCAAATAAGAGGAAAATATAATTCTCCATTTTTTCAATATATATTTATATATAAGTGTATAATAGTAAATTTAACGAAGCTTCGTTTAAAATCGAAATTTCTTAAATTGTATGCTTTTTTAAAGTATTGTTTAAAAAAATAA